The Anaeromyxobacter diazotrophicus genome contains the following window.
AGCTGCAGGAGCGGCTCGCCAAGCTCGTGGGCGGGGTGGCCGTGGTCCAGGTGGGCGCCGCCACCGAGACCGAGATGAAGGAGAAGAAGGCGCGCGTCGAGGACGCGCTGCACGCCACGCGCGCCGCGGTGGAGGAGGGCATCGTCGCGGGCGGCGGCGTCGCCTATCTGCGCTGCGCCCCCGCGCTCGACGCGCTGAAGGTGCCGCCGGGGAGCGCCGAGCGGCTCGGGATCGAGATCGTGAAGCGCGCCATCGAGCACCCCGTCCGCCGCATCGCCGAGAACGCCGGCTGGGATGGCCCGGTCGTCGCGCAGAAGGTCCGCGACGGCCAGGGGGCCTTCGGCTTCAACGCCCAGACCGAGCAGTTCGAGGACCTCATCCAGGCCGGCGTCATCGACCCGACCAAGGTGGAGCGGAGCGCGCTCCAGAACGCCGCGTCGGTGGCGAGCCTCCTCCTCACCACCGAGGCGCTCATCGCCGAGAAGCCGAAGAAGAAGGCGAAGGCGCCCGCCGGCGGCGGGATGGGGGACATGGAGGACGACTACTAGCGGTCGCGCGGTCCGCCGCTCCCGCCGGCGTCACCCCTCCCGCGCCGGCACCGGCGGGAGGTCGTTCGTGGCGATGTAGACCACGTTCCGCGTCGAGCGCTTGCCGCGGTACATGGCGCGGTCGGCGAGGTCGAGCACCTCCGCCTTCGAGCGCGCGTGCTCGGGGAAGCTGGCGAGGCCGATCGACGCCGTCACGCGCACCCGCGCCCCCTCGCGCGACAGGAACACGTGGTCCTCGATCGACCGGCGGATGCGCTCGGCCACCTTGAGCGCGCCGCCGGAGTCGACGCCCATGAGCACCGCCACGTACTCGTCGCCGCCGTAGCGGACCACCACGTCCTCGTCGCGCACGCTCGACTTCAGCACGCGCCCCACCTCGACCAGCAGCTTCGACCCCACGAGGTGGCCGAACTGGTCGTTCACCGCCTTGAAGCGGTCGAGGTCCAGGAACAGCACCGCGAAGGCGCGGCTGGCCTGCACCTCGCGGTCGAGCACGAGGTCGAGGAACCGCGTGTTGTAGAGGTGGGTCAGGTCGTCGAGGTAGGCGAGGTGCTCCACCTGCTTCAGGTGGCCCAGCGTCCGCAGCGCGAGCGCGAGGTGGCTGCAGAGCAGGGCGGCCGCGCTCAGCGCCTCGACGCTGGCCGACTCCCGCAGCGCGCACACGGCGCCGAAAGTGGACTCCGCGTCCGCCACCGGGAGGAGCAGCGCCCGGCCGAGCGGGGTGGCGAGCGCGAGCGCCTCGCCGGCGAGGCGCGGCATCGCCGCGCGCGCCGCCCCCGCCAGCTCCGCCGCCGCGCCCTCGGCGAGCCCCACCGCGCCCGCCGGCGAGCCGGTCCGCTCGCCGCGCTCGACGAACACGGCGCCCCGCGCCTCGAGCTCGGAGGCGAGGGCGCCGAGCGCCAGCGAGACCGCCCGGCCGTGGTCGAGCGAGGCGGTGACGCGCTGGCACACCTCGAACAGCCGGAGGTGCGCGCGCAGGGCCTTGTTCTCGGCGAGCAGGGCGCGCGCCGAGAGGCAGCGCTGCACCGCGATCTGCAGCGCCTCCGGGGTGACGGGCTTCACCAGGTAGTCGCTCGCGCCCGACTTGATGGCCCGCACCGCGGGGTCCACGCGGTCGAGGGCGGTGAGGACGATGGCCTCGATGTTCGGGTCGAGCCGCTTCGCCTCGTCGAGCAGCTCGAGGCCGTCCGCGCCGGGCAGGATGACGTCGGTGATGAGGAGGTCGTAGCGCCGGCGCCCGAGCTCGGTCAGGGCGGCATCCGCCGAGTCCGCGACCGTCACCTCGTACCCGGCGGCGCGCAGGTAATCGGAGTAGACGGTGCGCGCGAAGCGCTCGTCGTCGACGAGGAGCACCGCGGCCGGCATCCCCGTTGTATACCATGACCATGGAAGCGCTCGCGGCGGAGCGGAA
Protein-coding sequences here:
- a CDS encoding GGDEF domain-containing response regulator; the protein is MPAAVLLVDDERFARTVYSDYLRAAGYEVTVADSADAALTELGRRRYDLLITDVILPGADGLELLDEAKRLDPNIEAIVLTALDRVDPAVRAIKSGASDYLVKPVTPEALQIAVQRCLSARALLAENKALRAHLRLFEVCQRVTASLDHGRAVSLALGALASELEARGAVFVERGERTGSPAGAVGLAEGAAAELAGAARAAMPRLAGEALALATPLGRALLLPVADAESTFGAVCALRESASVEALSAAALLCSHLALALRTLGHLKQVEHLAYLDDLTHLYNTRFLDLVLDREVQASRAFAVLFLDLDRFKAVNDQFGHLVGSKLLVEVGRVLKSSVRDEDVVVRYGGDEYVAVLMGVDSGGALKVAERIRRSIEDHVFLSREGARVRVTASIGLASFPEHARSKAEVLDLADRAMYRGKRSTRNVVYIATNDLPPVPAREG